In Sphingobacterium zeae, one genomic interval encodes:
- a CDS encoding response regulator transcription factor, whose protein sequence is MEKQKIILVEDEQDVADLIVQGLGEDGYRVIHLGRSDGLEQLLAKQDVSLVLLDILLPGTNGLDICKQIRQWGYTDLPVMMLTALGTPENVVLGLDNGADDYLSKPFKLIELKARIRSLIRRQKSIVQATQRELQPSKDTYSYGFLSIDDYKKTAYCDGQELILTSTEYRLLLLFIQSPKKVFERTELLDKIWGINFDIGSNVVDVYVNYLRKKIEKVTRKKAIHTVIGMGYVLKIED, encoded by the coding sequence ATGGAGAAGCAAAAAATTATTTTGGTTGAGGACGAGCAGGACGTCGCTGATTTGATTGTACAAGGCTTAGGCGAGGATGGTTATCGGGTCATTCATTTGGGTCGGTCGGACGGATTGGAGCAGCTTTTGGCGAAGCAAGATGTTTCACTTGTGCTGTTGGACATCCTCTTGCCAGGAACTAATGGACTGGATATCTGTAAACAAATCAGGCAATGGGGGTATACGGATCTTCCAGTAATGATGCTCACAGCCTTGGGAACACCCGAAAATGTGGTTTTAGGGCTTGATAATGGAGCTGATGATTATCTTTCAAAGCCATTTAAACTTATTGAGCTTAAAGCACGCATTCGATCATTGATTCGCCGGCAAAAGTCTATTGTCCAGGCCACACAGCGTGAGCTTCAACCATCAAAAGACACCTATAGTTATGGTTTTTTAAGTATAGATGATTATAAAAAAACAGCCTATTGCGACGGTCAGGAACTTATTTTGACAAGTACCGAATATCGTTTGCTCTTATTGTTTATTCAAAGCCCGAAAAAGGTATTTGAGCGAACTGAACTTTTAGACAAAATATGGGGAATTAATTTTGATATTGGATCAAATGTTGTCGATGTTTATGTGAATTATCTGAGAAAAAAGATTGAAAAAGTAACGAGAAAGAAGGCCATCCATACGGTTATTGGTATGGGATATGTACTAAAAATTGAAGACTGA
- a CDS encoding HAMP domain-containing sensor histidine kinase, which yields MHNYNRKLIYLIAILVIYVSCFVGFIFYSVTNFAFTDFYKRLDLRRNIAAEKFLNSESASQADQWSLDFIENLNNQHEFLVEFDGKDSILRSQGFHHELWDKISKKGTSNFKSGKQFYSTKYFSQNGRHYIVGASAENYFYTHHLAYLRNLLIISLILGILFIFVVSVFMKRSFLKPILTMMKEVQAIGSENLYKRLDEEKYKGELHGLAQTFNRMLTRLETSFETQKNFISNASHELNTPLTSIIGQADLALSKERSNEEYQRTLSKIIESAEHLEKKTKALLLLARTGFVNNATAFNPVRIDQIVMDAELTVKAINDKFKIITDFSLLPDDSMRLKVNGNEILLQLALSNIISNACKYSSDRTAYIALGALDNKVFILIKDKGIGIPSRELDHIYDPYFRASNTSGIDGYGIGLPLARNIIKLHGGSLKVNSIVGEGTTVEVELPTYLRF from the coding sequence ATGCACAATTATAACCGTAAGCTTATCTATCTTATTGCAATCCTAGTCATATACGTGAGTTGTTTTGTTGGGTTTATCTTTTATTCCGTTACGAATTTTGCTTTTACTGATTTTTACAAGCGGCTGGATCTCCGGCGAAATATTGCCGCTGAAAAGTTCCTGAATAGTGAATCTGCTTCCCAAGCAGATCAGTGGAGCCTTGATTTTATTGAAAATCTCAATAATCAGCATGAATTTTTGGTGGAATTTGATGGCAAGGATTCTATTTTAAGAAGCCAGGGATTCCACCATGAACTTTGGGATAAAATTAGTAAAAAGGGAACGTCAAATTTCAAGTCGGGCAAGCAATTTTATTCAACCAAATATTTCTCGCAAAACGGACGTCACTATATTGTTGGGGCATCTGCGGAAAATTATTTTTATACCCATCATCTGGCTTACCTCCGGAACTTGCTTATTATAAGCCTGATTTTAGGTATTCTCTTTATTTTTGTCGTTTCTGTTTTCATGAAACGCTCATTCTTAAAGCCCATATTGACCATGATGAAGGAGGTGCAGGCCATTGGTTCCGAAAATCTTTATAAGCGATTGGATGAGGAGAAATATAAAGGTGAACTTCATGGTCTTGCACAGACATTCAACCGTATGTTGACGCGGTTAGAGACCTCTTTTGAAACTCAAAAAAACTTTATCAGCAATGCATCCCATGAACTGAACACGCCATTAACTTCTATTATCGGGCAGGCAGATCTTGCCTTATCTAAAGAGCGCAGCAATGAGGAATACCAACGCACATTATCGAAAATTATTGAATCTGCAGAGCATCTGGAAAAAAAAACTAAAGCACTCTTATTGCTGGCGCGTACAGGTTTTGTGAACAATGCGACAGCGTTCAATCCAGTTCGTATTGATCAGATCGTAATGGATGCCGAGCTGACAGTCAAGGCTATCAACGATAAATTTAAGATTATAACAGATTTTAGCCTATTGCCAGATGATAGCATGCGGCTTAAGGTGAATGGAAATGAAATTTTGCTGCAGCTTGCACTGTCTAATATTATCAGTAATGCCTGTAAATATTCATCCGATAGAACCGCTTACATCGCATTAGGTGCATTGGACAACAAAGTTTTTATTCTTATAAAAGACAAGGGGATAGGAATACCATCCCGAGAATTAGATCATATTTACGATCCTTATTTTAGAGCATCCAATACGAGTGGTATCGATGGCTATGGAATTGGCTTACCTTTGGCAAGAAATATCATTAAGCTGCATGGCGGTTCGTTGAAAGTCAACTCTATTGTAGGGGAAGGGACAACTGTTGAAGTGGAATTACCGACTTATCTGCGATTTTAA
- a CDS encoding ABC transporter transmembrane domain-containing protein, whose product MAKFHGGPSPLQRLVSLLHPERKTINFIFIYAIVIGMFSLTIPIGITAIFNFLSNGAMYSSTYILIAFVLFGVVMAGTLLIGQLTLVEYLEQKIFLKSAMEFSYRLPRIDPKELLGENLVELVNRFFDVIIIQKGIIKLLIDIIAAVVTIFFSVVLLSFYHPVFLAFGLVVICVVIIILALYYKRGLRTSIEESEYKYKTVAYLESVAENIALYRGDKEKMQAVTDNTDHIVGKYLGARNDHFKVLKRFFIGSVMLRTLLFGAMLLLGSYYVVERQMTFGQFVAAEVVIVQIGYAIEKLMTNLNTIFDMLTGVVKLAAITDLALEEDAANYVD is encoded by the coding sequence ATGGCGAAATTTCATGGTGGACCATCCCCTTTGCAGCGTTTGGTTAGCCTCCTACATCCCGAACGTAAAACAATCAATTTTATATTTATTTATGCTATCGTCATTGGTATGTTTAGTCTGACAATTCCAATAGGGATTACAGCGATATTTAATTTTTTAAGCAACGGAGCCATGTATAGCTCTACTTATATTTTAATTGCTTTTGTGCTGTTTGGCGTGGTCATGGCCGGCACGTTACTGATCGGACAACTCACGCTGGTTGAATATTTAGAACAGAAGATCTTTCTAAAATCAGCAATGGAATTTTCGTATCGACTTCCGCGAATTGATCCCAAGGAATTGTTAGGGGAAAATCTTGTGGAATTGGTGAATCGATTTTTTGATGTGATCATTATTCAAAAAGGGATTATTAAACTTTTGATCGATATCATTGCTGCAGTTGTAACCATCTTCTTTAGCGTGGTGTTATTGTCCTTTTACCATCCTGTGTTTTTGGCTTTTGGGCTGGTCGTGATCTGTGTTGTTATCATTATATTGGCGCTATACTATAAAAGGGGATTACGGACGAGCATAGAAGAGTCCGAATACAAATATAAGACGGTGGCCTATCTAGAATCTGTTGCGGAGAATATAGCGCTTTATCGCGGGGACAAAGAAAAAATGCAGGCAGTGACAGACAATACAGATCATATTGTCGGTAAATATTTAGGAGCTCGCAATGATCATTTTAAGGTCTTAAAAAGGTTTTTCATAGGCTCTGTCATGCTTCGTACCCTACTGTTTGGGGCGATGCTTTTACTGGGATCTTATTATGTTGTTGAGCGACAAATGACTTTTGGGCAATTTGTGGCTGCCGAAGTCGTTATCGTTCAAATCGGTTATGCGATCGAGAAACTGATGACCAATCTAAATACAATTTTTGATATGCTGACAGGAGTAGTCAAGTTAGCGGCGATAACAGATCTTGCGTTGGAGGAGGACGCTGCTAATTATGTGGATTAA
- a CDS encoding HlyD family secretion protein: MWINKDETSQKTVSWRDLSQDAVSKLLKERGSLVLGRLLVCSAVIFALALFLPWRQTIAGIGTVTALRPEDRPQTIQNQIGGRIEYWAVTEGQEVKKGDTILVLSETAQSYFDPMLPLRLKEQLDAKQSGEDAADQKMKATEAQILALRNGLEFQLESAKNKVIQSQNLVKIDSAELVAVMSFFETSEKRLKRYEEGYRDGLFSLTDIETRRLNLQNDRAKVVSAENKLSNSRQSLTNARIELNNIRAKYNESLAKAQSDLSSAFSSKASVQGDIAKLRNEISNIDVRRGLYIVRAPQDGFIVKTFKAGIGENMKEGESVATLQPKNPLLAVELYVNAMDVPLIAPESDVRLQFDGWPSIQFSGWPSVAVGTFAGKVSVIDKVSSTNGRFRILVRATAPVPEGDEPWPVQLNQGSGVFGRIILNKVPLWYEIWRQLNGFPPSLEREPKDSGKK, from the coding sequence ATGTGGATTAACAAGGATGAGACGAGTCAAAAGACAGTCTCGTGGAGAGATCTCTCTCAGGATGCAGTATCTAAACTATTAAAAGAACGTGGATCACTTGTTTTGGGACGCCTTTTGGTATGCTCTGCGGTTATCTTTGCGCTTGCATTATTCCTGCCTTGGAGGCAGACAATTGCTGGAATAGGTACTGTAACCGCGCTGCGGCCAGAAGATAGACCACAGACGATACAAAATCAAATTGGCGGTCGTATCGAGTATTGGGCGGTTACAGAGGGACAGGAAGTAAAGAAAGGTGACACAATTTTAGTGCTTTCGGAAACTGCCCAATCTTATTTTGATCCAATGCTACCCTTGCGTTTGAAAGAGCAATTGGATGCTAAACAAAGCGGAGAGGATGCCGCAGATCAAAAAATGAAAGCCACCGAAGCGCAGATTCTGGCTTTACGCAACGGTTTGGAATTTCAACTCGAGTCTGCAAAAAATAAGGTGATACAGTCTCAAAATCTCGTGAAAATTGATAGTGCTGAACTCGTTGCGGTTATGAGCTTTTTCGAGACCAGTGAAAAGCGGCTTAAGCGCTACGAAGAAGGGTATAGAGATGGACTGTTTTCTTTGACAGATATTGAAACAAGACGTCTAAATCTACAGAATGACCGAGCTAAAGTTGTTAGTGCCGAAAATAAGCTTTCAAATTCAAGGCAATCTTTAACCAATGCCCGAATAGAATTAAATAACATTCGTGCAAAATATAACGAGTCTTTGGCGAAAGCACAATCTGATTTAAGTTCTGCTTTTTCCTCTAAAGCTTCTGTACAAGGTGATATTGCTAAACTCAGAAATGAAATTTCCAATATCGATGTGAGAAGAGGGTTGTATATTGTTAGAGCCCCACAGGACGGATTTATTGTCAAAACCTTCAAAGCTGGAATAGGTGAAAATATGAAAGAGGGAGAGTCTGTGGCGACATTGCAGCCTAAAAATCCCTTGCTTGCTGTTGAACTTTATGTAAATGCGATGGATGTACCATTGATAGCACCGGAAAGCGATGTAAGGCTACAATTTGATGGATGGCCATCGATACAGTTTTCCGGTTGGCCTTCAGTGGCTGTTGGTACTTTTGCAGGAAAAGTGTCGGTTATCGATAAAGTGAGCAGTACGAATGGCCGATTTAGGATCTTGGTCCGCGCAACAGCGCCGGTTCCTGAAGGGGATGAACCCTGGCCGGTCCAGTTAAATCAAGGGTCAGGGGTATTCGGAAGAATTATTTTAAATAAAGTCCCTTTGTGGTATGAGATATGGCGACAGTTAAATGGATTTCCGCCGAGTTTGGAGCGTGAACCTAAGGATAGTGGAAAAAAGTGA
- a CDS encoding TolC family protein: MSKLNLIFIVLYVFLCHVLPAQEKVNTASKTFTLGDMEELLMANHPIVKQVNLLSETAKAQVMQGLGKFDPTINASFKNKHFGNKEYYNEWNSELKIPLWLAGADLKIAYDRNVGDYANPQSRTNNAGLSAVGLSIPLGQGLIIDSRRNTLQQAKAMVRYLEGEKIKQINSIWFQAVSDYWNWYFAYQQYQFLLEGVKLADQRFKAISEQTILGDKPAIDSIEASVVVKERWIELSKYEAELKNARIMLSNHLWNDQQFPVELPDYAAPHKAAGEILLPDNKVIHALLDSAKIAHPELIKLASKNQQLEIEERYRKEMLKPKFTVSGTLISSRRSFNDFIPPQYDFNWQNYKLGFEFAFPLFIRSERGKLKEVRIKLDQLHYEQAVTERNIYNDVIRKYNELLAYSTQFELHALNVTNQERLLKGELNKFELGESTLFVVNSRESKLIEMRIKQEKLFTDFRKALAELYYKAGTKF, from the coding sequence ATGAGCAAATTGAATCTCATTTTTATTGTATTGTATGTTTTTCTATGCCATGTGCTTCCCGCGCAGGAAAAGGTGAATACGGCAAGTAAAACGTTCACTTTGGGCGACATGGAAGAACTTTTGATGGCTAACCATCCGATTGTAAAACAAGTCAATCTATTGAGTGAGACGGCTAAGGCGCAGGTGATGCAGGGATTAGGTAAGTTTGATCCGACTATCAATGCAAGTTTTAAAAATAAACACTTTGGCAATAAGGAATACTACAACGAGTGGAATAGTGAGCTGAAAATTCCACTTTGGTTGGCTGGAGCCGACCTTAAAATTGCTTACGACAGAAATGTCGGTGACTATGCCAACCCTCAATCCAGGACGAACAACGCTGGCCTGTCTGCCGTAGGCTTAAGTATACCACTGGGACAAGGATTAATTATTGATAGCAGAAGAAATACGTTACAGCAGGCAAAAGCAATGGTACGCTATTTAGAAGGCGAGAAGATCAAGCAAATCAATAGCATTTGGTTCCAGGCAGTCTCCGACTACTGGAATTGGTATTTTGCCTATCAGCAGTATCAGTTTTTACTGGAGGGTGTAAAATTAGCAGATCAACGTTTTAAGGCCATCAGTGAACAAACCATCTTGGGTGATAAACCTGCGATTGATTCGATTGAGGCCTCTGTCGTGGTCAAAGAAAGGTGGATAGAGCTTTCGAAGTATGAAGCCGAGTTAAAAAATGCCCGGATTATGTTGTCCAATCACCTTTGGAATGATCAGCAATTTCCAGTGGAACTTCCAGACTATGCAGCTCCTCATAAGGCAGCTGGCGAAATTCTCTTGCCGGACAATAAAGTGATCCATGCACTACTAGATTCAGCCAAAATTGCCCATCCTGAATTGATCAAATTGGCGAGTAAAAATCAACAGCTCGAAATTGAGGAACGCTACCGTAAGGAAATGCTCAAACCAAAATTTACGGTTTCGGGAACATTGATATCAAGCCGCCGCAGTTTCAATGATTTTATACCACCACAGTATGATTTCAACTGGCAGAATTATAAACTGGGGTTTGAATTTGCATTTCCCCTATTTATTCGAAGCGAAAGGGGTAAATTAAAAGAGGTGAGAATTAAGTTAGATCAATTGCATTACGAACAGGCGGTTACCGAGCGCAATATTTACAATGATGTTATTAGAAAATACAACGAATTATTAGCTTATAGCACGCAATTCGAACTTCATGCTTTGAATGTGACTAACCAGGAGCGTTTACTTAAGGGAGAGTTAAACAAGTTTGAACTAGGCGAATCAACCTTGTTTGTGGTCAATAGCAGAGAAAGCAAGCTGATCGAAATGCGCATCAAGCAAGAGAAGCTTTTTACGGATTTTAGGAAGGCACTGGCAGAATTATACTATAAGGCCGGAACTAAATTTTAA
- a CDS encoding YoaK family protein, with product MLRKYSNHRTIEDNIKLGGITAFSAGMVNVASVIVFFSFTSNVTGYYAVFAQEIAKGNWYQGAVVLFWILLFLTGSMLSNLIIIHGKGRFSSYLTHSIPLALEILSILFVGIYLDVFYEDSLKETEILVGALLFAMGLQNGLTASISNFVVKTTHLTGLTTDLAILISMFTKESNRNNKALVDKFHLLLSIVGAYVLGGLLSGISFTYLSNKTFYIVCFVLLIIGLYDHYKLYMLKKQFVNRHR from the coding sequence ATGCTGAGAAAATATAGCAATCATAGGACCATCGAAGATAATATCAAGTTGGGAGGGATTACCGCTTTTTCGGCGGGAATGGTCAATGTCGCTTCCGTTATTGTCTTTTTCTCGTTTACATCCAATGTAACCGGTTATTATGCCGTTTTTGCGCAGGAGATAGCGAAAGGGAATTGGTATCAAGGGGCAGTGGTGCTGTTTTGGATATTACTTTTTTTGACGGGAAGCATGCTTTCGAATCTCATCATTATCCACGGTAAAGGACGTTTTAGTTCCTACCTGACTCATTCTATTCCCTTGGCGTTGGAAATATTGAGTATATTATTTGTAGGGATATATCTGGATGTCTTTTATGAGGACTCTTTAAAGGAAACAGAGATACTTGTTGGTGCATTATTGTTTGCGATGGGATTACAAAATGGTTTAACGGCGAGCATATCAAATTTTGTCGTAAAAACTACACATTTAACTGGGTTGACAACAGATCTTGCCATATTAATTTCGATGTTTACAAAAGAATCAAACCGAAATAATAAGGCATTGGTGGATAAATTTCATTTGCTCTTGAGCATTGTGGGAGCTTATGTACTCGGTGGGCTTTTAAGTGGTATTTCTTTTACCTACTTATCGAACAAAACTTTTTACATAGTCTGTTTTGTTCTTCTAATTATCGGCTTGTACGATCATTATAAATTGTATATGCTGAAAAAACAATTTGTAAATCGTCACCGCTAG
- a CDS encoding kelch repeat-containing protein: MTFDLEKQAFKLEIQDQAFESPKVKLPRVYSPRIIFGKSDYLIDVPMMSIKNVRIGNATHQYFFPLKENVGHIVHDEDGNAYGSVSNPTWLMLDSYKWKNIFSNSSPSQAGSCYNQRTKEIYYFNQDSITIYNVKTSQTNKLAFQNPCPVKLVLGNNFIDSATNKLYVYELFYTQSYLGPTVASLDLKNFEWKVESYDLIKKELNHHGSFYDERNRQFYIFGGYGNMTYSDEFRRYDVDSNKWQTVEGWSGDKIFPRYFLTAGKGTQDHTAYIFGGMGNESGEHIVGRKYLYDFYQINLNTKKIIKKWDIMWKDKHIVPARGLVFPDDAHFYVLCYPEYLTKSNIQLYRFSIQDGNFAIVGDSVPIYSDKISTHAQLYMDKQLGRLLVLVQESKDDIQSTLKVYSLNMTPITLTELNSFPRYNSHRKVFLSLMVLGVVGLITYFIWRRRKGKRQLTNLLDEKALITYPIAVTAELPEKDDFVRPNAVFLFGEFRAFDRNKRDVSYLFSTKLKQAFCLILSHRSGISSPYFSQMMWPDKSEDKVKNSRGVTINHLRKVLNEFTGIELVHKKGRFIIETTQEFYCDYVACIQLMLDPSYINESRLTQVIQRGKFLQGLDHPVFDTLKTEVEQNLLPILLAKLQQADLAHQHKKSIALAHAILLLDPLNEQAIFSQVRAMFALHQQEDARIKFQQFCLNYKQLMNEDFPYQLDKII, from the coding sequence TTGACCTTTGATCTTGAAAAACAAGCCTTTAAGCTCGAGATCCAGGATCAGGCGTTTGAATCGCCAAAGGTCAAGCTACCGCGCGTATACAGTCCCCGGATTATTTTTGGAAAAAGTGATTATCTGATTGATGTACCCATGATGTCGATCAAAAATGTACGTATTGGAAATGCAACGCATCAGTACTTCTTTCCGCTAAAGGAGAATGTGGGACATATTGTCCACGATGAAGACGGCAATGCTTACGGGAGTGTTTCCAATCCAACATGGCTGATGCTAGATTCTTACAAATGGAAAAACATTTTTTCGAACAGTTCACCCTCACAAGCTGGCTCATGTTACAATCAGCGAACGAAAGAGATTTACTATTTTAATCAGGATTCCATAACCATATACAATGTAAAAACCAGTCAGACAAATAAGTTAGCGTTTCAAAACCCCTGTCCTGTTAAACTGGTTTTAGGAAATAATTTCATCGACTCCGCGACAAATAAACTCTATGTTTATGAACTTTTTTATACGCAATCGTATTTAGGTCCCACAGTCGCCAGTCTTGATCTTAAAAATTTCGAATGGAAAGTCGAGAGTTACGACCTGATCAAGAAGGAGCTAAATCATCATGGCTCTTTTTATGACGAAAGAAATCGGCAGTTCTATATTTTCGGGGGCTATGGCAATATGACATACAGTGATGAATTTAGACGTTACGATGTCGACTCCAACAAATGGCAAACCGTAGAGGGATGGTCAGGCGATAAAATTTTCCCGCGTTATTTTCTTACCGCTGGAAAAGGTACCCAAGATCATACCGCCTACATATTCGGAGGTATGGGCAATGAATCCGGAGAACATATTGTTGGACGAAAATATCTGTATGATTTTTATCAGATTAATTTGAACACTAAGAAAATCATTAAAAAATGGGACATCATGTGGAAAGACAAGCATATCGTACCAGCCCGAGGGTTGGTCTTCCCGGATGATGCGCACTTTTATGTTTTATGCTATCCAGAGTATCTAACAAAATCCAATATTCAACTCTATCGCTTTTCGATTCAAGACGGAAATTTTGCCATAGTAGGCGACTCCGTCCCGATCTACTCGGATAAAATAAGTACGCATGCCCAACTTTATATGGATAAGCAGTTAGGCAGACTCCTAGTGTTGGTTCAGGAATCAAAGGATGATATCCAATCGACATTAAAGGTCTATTCATTAAACATGACTCCTATAACTTTGACCGAGCTAAACAGCTTTCCTAGATACAATTCACACCGCAAGGTATTCCTATCCTTGATGGTATTGGGGGTAGTTGGATTAATTACTTACTTTATTTGGAGGCGAAGAAAAGGAAAAAGACAGTTAACTAATCTACTAGATGAGAAGGCACTCATCACCTACCCAATAGCAGTGACCGCTGAATTGCCAGAAAAAGATGATTTTGTTCGTCCGAATGCAGTTTTTCTCTTCGGTGAGTTTCGTGCGTTTGATCGAAACAAACGGGATGTTTCCTATTTATTTAGCACAAAGCTTAAGCAGGCATTTTGCCTCATCCTATCCCACCGATCGGGTATAAGTTCTCCATACTTCAGCCAGATGATGTGGCCTGACAAATCAGAAGATAAGGTCAAGAACTCGCGAGGAGTCACGATCAACCATTTAAGAAAAGTACTAAACGAATTTACAGGAATAGAACTTGTGCATAAGAAGGGCCGATTTATTATTGAAACAACACAAGAATTCTATTGTGATTATGTAGCATGTATCCAGTTAATGCTTGATCCTTCGTACATCAATGAAAGCAGATTAACTCAAGTCATTCAGCGGGGAAAGTTCTTGCAAGGATTGGATCACCCTGTATTTGATACCCTAAAAACTGAAGTTGAACAAAATTTGCTCCCTATTTTGTTGGCGAAACTTCAACAAGCGGATCTCGCACATCAACATAAAAAAAGCATTGCGTTAGCCCATGCCATACTGTTATTGGATCCCTTGAATGAGCAGGCTATTTTCTCTCAAGTAAGAGCGATGTTTGCCTTACATCAGCAAGAGGATGCCCGTATAAAATTTCAACAATTCTGCCTCAATTATAAACAGCTGATGAACGAAGATTTCCCATACCAACTGGATAAAATTATATAG
- a CDS encoding glycoside hydrolase family 76 protein — protein sequence MKVFKKLQFVIVASVFMMIVPYGYAEAQKSFPAADIKNSHTVQEQNLRRSMELFDRSMEVYFSADRQAMYRFYNPDTKVRSQEKASVWMYCASIEAVNAILGGLKSQKEKGNHRLFDHNYKRYVNLLAELHGNAAYYLGSFNLTSFTQTKDWTVYAVDRVGEKGKANVTGVLNVYDDQMWMIRELIEGYRLTGKDTYLKEAEYLTAYVLDGWDCTRDNRGRENGGIPWGPGYVTKHACSNAPMVSPLVWLHEIYKTKKDLITYRYIDIEDQQSRRSKTIRKSEYYLDFAKRIYAWQKEHLLNDRGVYDDMMGECYPDCSVAYEIVDGIKYRKNTQLRKAVGTSFSYNSGTMISGAADLYRATQSIIYLEDGEQLTDASFQYFAKPDSQVAAHYTYASDGFNNWFNGVLLRGFLQISPVFKKAGSYKQSFQQNLDYGYTHFLRSGLLPQDLLGGWHADTGKNNLEGMFMFAYAAQYAMLSHDHNGK from the coding sequence ATGAAAGTCTTTAAAAAGCTGCAATTTGTTATTGTTGCTTCTGTATTCATGATGATTGTTCCGTATGGATATGCCGAGGCACAAAAATCTTTTCCCGCTGCCGATATCAAAAACAGTCACACTGTTCAAGAGCAAAACTTACGCCGTTCGATGGAACTTTTTGATCGATCAATGGAAGTTTATTTCTCGGCCGATCGACAAGCTATGTATCGTTTTTATAACCCGGATACAAAGGTTCGCTCCCAAGAAAAAGCAAGTGTATGGATGTATTGCGCTTCGATAGAAGCTGTCAATGCTATCTTAGGTGGGCTTAAGTCGCAGAAAGAAAAGGGAAACCATCGTTTATTTGATCACAACTATAAACGCTATGTAAACCTTTTGGCGGAGCTCCATGGTAATGCAGCCTATTATTTAGGTTCCTTCAACCTTACTTCCTTTACACAGACAAAGGACTGGACAGTGTATGCTGTGGATCGTGTCGGGGAAAAAGGCAAAGCCAATGTAACCGGCGTACTCAATGTTTATGACGATCAGATGTGGATGATAAGGGAGTTGATAGAGGGGTACCGTCTGACTGGTAAAGATACTTATCTAAAGGAAGCCGAGTATCTGACTGCTTATGTGCTGGATGGATGGGACTGTACACGCGATAATCGGGGGCGTGAAAATGGTGGAATACCTTGGGGACCGGGCTACGTAACAAAACACGCCTGTAGCAATGCACCAATGGTTAGCCCGCTGGTTTGGTTACACGAAATCTATAAAACCAAGAAGGACCTGATAACATATCGATATATTGATATAGAAGACCAACAATCTCGTCGTTCGAAAACGATTCGGAAGAGCGAGTATTATTTGGATTTTGCTAAAAGGATTTATGCTTGGCAAAAGGAGCATCTATTGAACGATAGAGGTGTATATGATGATATGATGGGAGAATGTTATCCGGATTGCAGTGTTGCCTACGAAATTGTGGATGGCATTAAATACCGAAAAAATACCCAATTGAGGAAAGCTGTTGGGACCTCTTTTTCTTATAACAGCGGTACAATGATTTCTGGAGCTGCCGATCTGTATCGGGCCACTCAATCAATAATCTATTTGGAAGACGGGGAGCAGTTGACTGATGCCAGTTTCCAATATTTTGCTAAACCAGATTCGCAGGTTGCTGCACACTATACTTATGCGTCGGATGGGTTTAACAACTGGTTTAATGGGGTATTGCTTCGAGGATTTCTTCAGATTTCCCCAGTTTTTAAAAAGGCTGGAAGTTATAAGCAATCCTTTCAACAGAATTTGGACTATGGATACACACACTTTCTGCGTTCAGGCTTATTACCGCAAGATCTTCTCGGGGGGTGGCATGCAGACACAGGTAAAAACAACCTAGAGGGAATGTTCATGTTTGCCTATGCGGCACAGTACGCAATGCTATCTCACGATCATAACGGGAAATAA